GAAGCCGGGGCCGTAAGGCGCTCAGTGGATCTCCGTCACCACCACGTCCAGCGACCACGGCCGCCCGCTTCCGCCGGGCACCGCGACCTCCACCACGTACCCCAACTCGCGCAGCGTCTCCACGAGTTGCGCGGGACCACGCGGCCGGGCGCCGGACACCAGCAGGTCCCGGACGAGCCGCCCCTTCGTGGCCTTGTTGAAGTGGCTGACCACCGATCGCCGCTCGACACCGTCCACGACCCGCGCGTGCAGCACGCGCACCGTCGCCGTACGGCCGCCGACCTCGCCCGACGGCTTCCAGGCGGGCGCGTACGACGACGACCGCAGGTCCAGCACCAGCCCGCTCCCCGCCACCTCGGGCAGCACCGGCGCCATCGCCTTCCGCCAGTGGGCGCCCAGCGCCCCGAGCCCCGGCAGCCGCACCCCCATCGAGCAGCGGTACGACGGAATCCGGTCGCCGACCCGCACCGCACCCCACAGCCCGGAGAAGACCAGCAGCGACTTTCCGGCCCGCCGCCGCGCGGCCGTGTCCAGCGTGGCGAGGCCGAGCGCGTCGTACAGCACACCCGTGTAGATGTCCCCGGCCGGCCGCGCCCCCGCCGTCCGCAGCTCCACGTTCTTCGCGATCTCGCCGCGCAGCCCCTCGCTCAGGCCCAGGACCTCCACGGCCTTCTCCTCGTCGGCCGCGCACAGCTCGACCAGCTCGTCCAGCACGGCGGCCCGCGCGTCGGCCAGGCCGGGCAGCGACAGCGATTCCGGTTTCAGCGGAGCCCCGCGGCCGGAGGCGGCCTTGCCTTCCGACGGCGGCAACAGCACGAGCACGGTGGTTCTCCTCAGGGACGTACGGGACGTGTGCGATGGACGGGGCCACCGGGGCCGTACGCGGCACACGGGACGTGCACGACGCACGGGCCGGGAGCGCGTGGCCCCGGCCCGCCAGGTTAAGCGACGCGGCGCGCCGGTCCCGTGTCGCCCGCGTCTCCCCCGGCCGCGTCCGGTGCCTCCGCGAGCGCCTTCCTGACCTGCGTGAGCCGGGCCACCAGAGCCGCCGGGTCGTCCGCGTGGAAGCGGACCACCCTCGCCGTGCCGCGTCCGCCCAGTGGCCGTACGAACGTGACCGGCTCGGCCAGCTCCACCCGTACCGTCGTCTGGCCGCCCACGATCAGGTCGAGCGTCCCGCCGGGTTCGTCGATCCTGATCAACGAGCCGTCCGGGTAACGGCGTTCGACCCGTGCCGAGGTGATCAGACCACTCGCGATCGGCATGTCGAACAGCGCGCCCCAGCGCACCCGGAGCGAGCCGTCGGCGCCCACGACGTGCGGCCGGGTGACGCAACTCGCGTGCAGCGCCAGCACCATCAGTACGCCGTACACGTCCAGCACCAGAAAAATCATGTGCACCAGAGGCCACGGGATCAGCAGGGCCAGCGCCACGGTCTCCACGACGGACACGAACAGCAGGCCGTACATCATCGCCGTCTGCGGGCCGGTGTACGGGGCGGCGAGATCACCCTCGCGCACCCCGTGCCGACGCCGGGCGACCCACCGTACGAGGCTGGTCAGGCCGCGTGCCTCGTTGACGAGCAGCCGGCGCGCGGTCGCCGGTACGGCCGCCTCCACGGCCCGCGCGAGGGCGGCCCGCCGCCCCGCTCCGGTCCTTCGCGCCGCACGGTAGTGGCGTCGTACGACCACGGCCTCGCACACCAGCAGCGTCAGTACGACGGCCTCGGCGGCCAGAAGCACCGGCGCCGGTACGTCGACGCCCGCCGCCAGGCACCCGACCAGCGCCAGTTCGGCGGGCACCACCACCCACAGGGCTCTGTTCATCCCGCTCCCTCCCCGTCCCTCTTCGTCGTCCGCTGCCCGTGCTTCCGTACGAGCGCGGCCATCACCCGGCGTCCCACCTCGGCCTGCGCGGGCGCGATGTCGGCGAGGATCGCCTCGCCGACCCCCTCCAGCGAGGGCTCGAACGGCTCCGACATGCTGTCCAGCACCGCGTCCGGGACGAGCGCGGCCAGCTCCTCGGCGAGCCGACCGATCCGGGGATCGTCCGGCGCGGCGTCGGCGAGCGCGTCGAGCCTGCGGTAGAGGGCGAGGACCTCCGGGTCGTCCACCAGCGGGTGCAGCGCGTCGTAGAACGCCTCGCCCGTGCCCGCCGTGTCGAGCAGCGTGAGCAGCTCACGGTCCTTGGCCGCCATCGCCGAGTCCGTCTCCGGCATGGCCCGCAGCAGCCGCGCGAGCGTCGGCGACACCGGCCCCTCGGGCGGCAGCGCCCCCTCCCGCAGCTCGGCCAGCCTGCGCCGCCTGGCCCGGATGTCCTCCTCCTGCCGCGCCAGGTCGGCGTCCAGCTCGCCGAGCACCTCCTCCAGGTCCCGCCCGGCGTCGTCGGCGAGCACGTCGCGCACCTCGTCCAGTCCGAGCCCCAGCTCCGAGAGCCGCCGGATGCGGGCGAGCAGGACGGCGTCCCGCACCGAGTAGACCCGGTACCCGTTGGACCGTCGCACCGGCTCGGGCAGCAGGCCCCGGTGGTGGTAGTGGCGCACGGCGCGCGGGGTGACTCCCACGAGCGCGGCGATCTCTCCGATTCGCATACGCCCAGTACAGACCCTGACGCTGCGACAAGGTCAAGGACCGGGCGCGGGCGTGCCCGACGACGCGGCACGCCCTCCTGTCCGCCCGGCGCGGGGGCCCGTTCCGCCCGCACCGGCCGCCCGGCTCGGAGCCCGTACCGCTCACCGGCCGGGCGGCCGGGCACCCGCCCGGCCGGGTACCATGACGATCACGGCAGACGAGCCGGGCGGACGGCCGCGTGAGGATCCACGGATCCTCCCGAGGAACGTCCGGACTCCACAGGGCAAGGTGGTGGGTAACGCCCACCCGGGGTGACCCGCGGGACAGTGCCACAGAAAACAGACCGCCGGGGACTTCGGTCCCCGGTAAGGGTGAAACGGTGGTGTAAGAGACCACCAGCGCCCGAGGTGACTCGGGCGGCTAGGTAAACCCCACTTGGAGCAAGGTCAAGAGGGGCCGTCGCGAGACGGCCCTGCGCGGACGTCCGAGGGCTGCCCGCCCGAGTCCGCGGGTAGACCGCACGAGGCCGGCGGCAACGCCGGTCCTAGATGGATGGCCGTCTCCCCGGCCGCCGCGAGGCGACCGGGCGACAGAATCCGGCGTAGAGCCCGACTCGTCCTGTCGTACCCCTTCGGCCCTGACGGAGGGGCCATCCACAACGTCTGCCGACTACAACTCACTTGTCGCCGTAACAGGTGCTGATCCATACACCGCGACTGCCTTCGGGCACCGTTGACGGGCGTCGGCCAGTGGCTGAGAGGGTTGGTTGCACCAAGGGCGGTGGCCCCGTCCGGGCGGGCGAGAGCTGAGGACATGTAACCCGCGCCTGGAGCGTGCGCGTTACCATCCTTTGAGCCTGGTTTCACTGTGGAGACCGATGGTTCGGGGGAAGTAGATGGCATTCGCACAACCAAAAACGACAGATGGCCTGGCTGTGGCGGGATCACCACGGCTGGCGATTCTGAGACCAGACAGAGACTTTCTTGATCTCCTCGGTAGGGATCTCGCCAAGGAAAGGTCCTATTCCCAGCCCTGTCGTGAATGGCCCGAGGTCAAGTCACACCTTGCGATCCTAGTTGCCCCTGCTGACCGGCGCGGTGACGAAAGCGGCGAGCCGCAGCCGGAGCGGATCTGGGGGCTGGGAATTGTGCGCCCTGCCCGTGAGACCGACCGTGACCGCAAGGTCGTCGTCACCTGCACGCGAAGGCTGCCCCAGTTGGTGCCCGCCGTGGGCCTCCTGGGTGTCGTCGGCGAGCGGGTCACCGGTCTCTCATGGTCGTTACCTGAAAGCGGTCCTGTCACAGTTGGCGCAAGCAGCCTGTTGGCCGGTCTCCTGCGATCGTGCCCTGAAGTCAAGAACGCGGTAGAGAATCTGATGCCGTGGCTTGACGAAACCCCAGGTTGGACCAAGAGGGAACTCCGCTGGCGTGACGAGCGCGATGCACTTCTGCTCTTTGCCAAGATCGCAGGGTTGGCCAGCAAGGACTTCGCGCCAGTGCACAGCTGGGACAGGGAAAAGGCCCGGACAAGTTTTCTGAGTGGACTCACCGGGACTCCGACCCAGCAGGAATTCGGAGGAATTCGAGGACAGGCTGCGGAGAATTTCAACGGTGTCGGTGAAATCGTTCTCCGTCCATTCGTGAGCGATAGGGGTCGCCAGCGTTACGACGTCGAAGTCACGTCGATCGTTGGCGGACGGGTGGCCGCTGGCGAAGAGGGTTTCCTCGACGCTTATTATTACCACTACGAAAGCCAGACGCTCGTCGCACTGCGTTACCTGCGCCCTACCTCGAGTGGGCTTCTGTCGTTGGAGACCGGACACAGCCTGGCCGAATTCCTTTCCCGAGTTAAATTTCGGCCGAGCTCCGTCCGGCGTGGCCTAGGCGACTACGGCCTGCTGAACGACCCGCTCTTTCTCCGTGTGCACGAGCCGGTTCCTTTTACTTCCTCTCTGCACCGGACAAGCTCTGGTGCGATCTACCCCTACGACCAGATCTACGAAGCGGTCTCGGCCTCTGCGGTGCGCGGTCTCCCAGTGCCCTTCAATGACATGATCACCCGGCACCTGGTGCCGACGGACTTCGCCCGTCTGGTGCGCGACGGTTGGCTCGGTGCGCGCGATGTGACCTTCGGCATGGTCTTGGACTGGGTAGAGGCCACCGTCCAAACGGGGCGTGTTGCCTTGGTATTTGTTGACTTCAGTAGCAGACCGCGCGGCAACGGTTCAGGGATCGAGACGCGGAGTCAGGGCGTCGCATGACGCCTCCAAGGGGAAGGTGACTATTCATGGGTTACTCGGGGGCGGATACACCTCGCCAGGTCGCGCAGGTGCGTGAACAACTGCGTGAGACTTTCGACGGGGTGGTAGATGACAGCGACATCGCCCACTTCCGCGGCGGGAACTACGAACAACGTTTCCTCTCACGTGCTCTCGCCGCCCTCGCGGTACGTCGAGTGGCTAAGTGCAGCGTGGCCGAGGCAGCCCGGTTCGTGACTGACGGCATCGCGGACCAGGGGTTGGACGCCATCGCCCCCCTGCCGGACAGCAAGCATGCTCTGCTGGTTCAGGCGAAGTGGAGCGACAAGGGCACAGCGACCTTCGACGTTGATGCGGCCAAGGCGATGGTGGACGGCCTGAACCGGATCGAGAACGAGCTGTACGACCAGTTCAACCAGCGTGCCGGCGCGCTCGCCCTGGAAGCCAGACCGTTCATGGTCAACGAGAGAGCCACTTTGGTCATCGCGCTGATGGGCACGGTGGAACCGTCTCCG
Above is a window of Streptomyces sp. NBC_01498 DNA encoding:
- the yaaA gene encoding peroxide stress protein YaaA, with translation MLVLLPPSEGKAASGRGAPLKPESLSLPGLADARAAVLDELVELCAADEEKAVEVLGLSEGLRGEIAKNVELRTAGARPAGDIYTGVLYDALGLATLDTAARRRAGKSLLVFSGLWGAVRVGDRIPSYRCSMGVRLPGLGALGAHWRKAMAPVLPEVAGSGLVLDLRSSSYAPAWKPSGEVGGRTATVRVLHARVVDGVERRSVVSHFNKATKGRLVRDLLVSGARPRGPAQLVETLRELGYVVEVAVPGGSGRPWSLDVVVTEIH
- a CDS encoding MerR family transcriptional regulator, whose protein sequence is MRIGEIAALVGVTPRAVRHYHHRGLLPEPVRRSNGYRVYSVRDAVLLARIRRLSELGLGLDEVRDVLADDAGRDLEEVLGELDADLARQEEDIRARRRRLAELREGALPPEGPVSPTLARLLRAMPETDSAMAAKDRELLTLLDTAGTGEAFYDALHPLVDDPEVLALYRRLDALADAAPDDPRIGRLAEELAALVPDAVLDSMSEPFEPSLEGVGEAILADIAPAQAEVGRRVMAALVRKHGQRTTKRDGEGAG